The Equus asinus isolate D_3611 breed Donkey chromosome 4, EquAss-T2T_v2, whole genome shotgun sequence genome has a segment encoding these proteins:
- the MAPK12 gene encoding mitogen-activated protein kinase 12, whose protein sequence is MSSPPPARRGFYRQEVTKTAWEVRAVYQDLQPVGSGAYGAVCSAVDSRTGAKVAIKKLYRPFQSELFAKRAYRELRLLKHMRHENVIGLLDVFTPDETLDDFTDFYLVMPFMGTDLGKLMKHEKLSEDRIQFLVYQMLKGLKYIHAAGVIHRDLKPGNLAVNEDCELKILDFGLARQADSEMTGYVVTRWYRAPEVILNWMHYTQTVDIWSVGCIMAEMITGKTLFKGNDHLDQLKEIMKVTGTPPADFVQRLQSVEAKNYMKGLPELEKKDFASILTNASPLAVSLLERMLVLDAERRVTAAEALAHPYFESLQDAEDEPKAQKYDESFDDVDRTLDEWKRVTYKEVLSFKPPRQLGAKVSKETAL, encoded by the exons ATGAGCTCTCCGCCGCCCGCCCGCAGGGGCTTTTACCGCCAAGAAGTAACCAAGACGGCCTGGGAGGTGCGCGCCGTGTACCAGGACCTGCAGCCCGTGGGCTCGGGCGCCTACGGCGCCGTGTG CTCGGCCGTGGACAGCCGCACAGGCGCCAAGGTGGCCATCAAGAAGCTGTACCGGCCCTTCCAGTCCGAGTTGTTCGCCAAGCGCGCCTACCGCGAGCTGCGCCTCCTTAAGCACATGCGCCACGAGAAC GTGATTGGGCTGCTGGATGTGTTCACTCCTGACGAGACCCTGGATGACTTCACAGATTT CTATCTGGTGATGCCGTTCATGGGCACTGACCTGGGCAAGCTCATGAAGCATGAGAAGCTGAGTGAGGACCGGATCCAGTTTCTTGTCTACCAGATGTTGAAGGGACTGAAG TATATCCATGCTGCTGGTGTCATCCACAGG gacCTGAAGCCTGGCAACCTGGCGGTGAACGAGGACTGTGAGCTGAAG ATCCTGGACTTCGGCCTGGCCAGGCAGGCAGATAGTGAGATGACCGGATACGTGGTGACCCGGTGGTACCGGGCGCCTGAGGTCATATTGAATTGGATGCACTACACACAGACGG TGGACATCTGGTCAGTGGGCTGCATCATGGCAGAGATGATCACAGGGAAGACATTATTCAAGGGCAATGACC ACCTGGACCAGCTGAAGGAGATCATGAAGGTGACAGGGACGCCTCCCGCAGACTTTGTGCAGAGGCTGCAGAGCGTAGAA GCAAAGAACTACATGAAGGGCCTCCCCGAGCTGGAGAAGAAGGATTTTGCCTCAATCTTGACCAATGCAAGCCCTCTGG CCGTGAGCCTGCTGGAGAGAATGCTGGTGCTCGATGCAGAGCGGCGGGTGACAGCGGCCGAGGCACTGGCCCACCCCTACTTCGAGTCACTGCAGGACGCGGAGGATGAACCCAAGGCCCAGAAGTACGACGAGTCCTTTGATGACGTGGACCGCACGCTGGATGAGTGGAAGC GTGTCACGTATAAAGAGGTGCTCAGCTTCAAGCCTCCCCGGCAGCTGGGAGCCAAGGTCTCCAAGGAGACAGCCCTGTGA